Proteins co-encoded in one Streptomyces roseochromogenus subsp. oscitans DS 12.976 genomic window:
- a CDS encoding non-ribosomal peptide synthetase yields the protein MTAEAEQVRQVEGFRLSFRQRRLWELAERGVLSWAQVLVTVDGELDTDRLTAALHDTVARHEILRSVYRRVPGARNALLVVHDADRTGPCWSHAELGHLDETTRRRRIDEEVRARRKQPHGGLEDPVLRAALFALGPRRHALLLTTTALAADGHTLRLLVDELAERYAGTPPTDEVLQYSQFAEWQHQEFGEEPPHPALGGPTSRLSLPLRRPPGSGRPERRTVTAPLPDAVTTAVHDYARRRRVRPGAVLLACWQTLLARTGGQRDITVDALLSGREFEETATVFGHFAQWAEITARIDPGLVLDALAARAERALSDAEEAQQDTPSSGAAEQAGRDIGFVCADTPEPRCAGGVTFAVAWDDVETESHALRLTCALGTTEGRTTWHYDSQQFDDAYVRVLADQYAILLAELLAAPATPVREASLPPAAGAAQLRAHLPEQADGRCLHGLVERQARRSPDALAVVAGTDRLTFRELDTRADRWSGVLRARGVRVETPVAVRAAPSAALVVALLAVLKAGGTYVPLDPLLPPLRTRELLERAGCRTLLTDRPDEAVAAEGVACLDLRNLPPAGADAGVEPGRSCEAGPDHLAYIMFTSGSSGTPKGVMLPHRAVCDYLLWSARTYVAAGAVRDDGEGDNQGDGADGRGGEGGAMAHSSIGFDLTVTSLFLPLITGRPVLLDPAWRDALALSADLADRTGLDLLKLTPSHLKVVNQSVEPRDFTGTTGSLVLGGEALDRSAIDTWTTYAPGTRIFNEYGPTETAVGVCVHEVGAHDGPGPVPIGRPMDHAEVLVLNEDLTPVPVGVPGEIYIGGTSLARGYLGAPAATAERFVPHPFSPEPGRRLYRSGDLACVGPDGLIRYLGRVDDQIKVNGVRAEPEEIRAALLRHPGVRDAAVVLVADEEYGDHLAACVVADDVHTTTTQALRAHLAERLPAQLVPTTYARTEAIPLTSNGKVDQAAVRSLVQADGTGSPVSSAGGAGTSPADPVEAAVARVFEELLGVAPVGADEDFFTLGGHSLLAVRLIARLNGEFHAELPVPVLFSEPEAGPGPGREVRRPGRAATPKHLARLLKARDAVPHALPDDIVALRPQGEGTPLFCVHPAGGEATGFRHLAACPELRGPLYALQTSADGADHEDRSVKALAARYLAAVRAVAPTGPYLLLGWSMGGLVAFEMARLLELRGERAEMVFLVESYLSAQLPESDEDDEREKPRPVAAEEDVSAAELLRLDLRRRTNRAHLRAARDYRPSLYAGPVALVQADKQDADFRRTAIRSWSCVCAPARMTHHLLEGDHLTLFEPPYVTELARLIDRMTR from the coding sequence GTGACGGCGGAGGCGGAGCAGGTTCGGCAGGTGGAGGGGTTCCGGCTGTCGTTCCGGCAGCGGCGGCTGTGGGAGCTCGCGGAACGCGGCGTGCTGTCCTGGGCGCAGGTGCTCGTCACCGTCGACGGCGAGCTGGACACGGACCGGCTCACGGCCGCGCTGCACGACACGGTGGCCCGGCACGAGATTCTCCGCTCGGTCTACCGGCGGGTGCCGGGCGCCCGCAACGCGCTGCTCGTCGTCCACGACGCGGACCGTACGGGCCCATGCTGGTCCCACGCAGAGCTGGGCCACCTGGACGAGACGACGCGCCGCCGCAGGATCGACGAGGAGGTCCGCGCCCGGCGGAAGCAGCCGCACGGCGGGCTGGAGGACCCGGTGCTGCGGGCCGCCCTCTTCGCCCTCGGCCCCCGTCGGCACGCGCTGCTGCTCACCACCACCGCCTTGGCCGCAGACGGTCACACGCTGCGGCTGCTCGTCGACGAGCTGGCCGAGCGGTACGCGGGCACACCGCCCACCGACGAGGTGCTGCAGTACAGCCAGTTCGCCGAGTGGCAGCACCAGGAGTTCGGCGAGGAACCACCGCACCCGGCACTGGGCGGACCCACCTCACGGCTGTCCTTGCCGCTGCGTCGGCCTCCCGGCTCCGGCCGGCCGGAGCGCCGTACCGTCACCGCGCCCCTGCCGGACGCCGTCACGACGGCCGTCCACGACTACGCGCGGCGGCGCCGCGTGCGGCCGGGGGCTGTGCTGCTCGCCTGCTGGCAGACGCTGCTGGCCAGGACCGGCGGACAGCGCGACATCACCGTCGACGCGCTGCTCAGCGGCCGGGAGTTCGAGGAGACGGCCACCGTCTTCGGCCACTTCGCCCAGTGGGCGGAGATCACCGCGCGGATCGACCCCGGTCTGGTCCTCGACGCCCTCGCCGCCCGCGCGGAACGCGCCCTGTCCGACGCCGAGGAGGCCCAGCAGGACACCCCGTCCTCCGGTGCCGCGGAGCAGGCGGGGCGCGACATCGGCTTCGTCTGCGCGGACACCCCGGAACCGCGGTGCGCGGGCGGCGTCACCTTCGCCGTGGCCTGGGACGACGTCGAGACCGAGTCCCACGCCCTACGGCTGACCTGCGCCCTGGGCACGACGGAAGGCCGCACGACCTGGCACTACGACAGCCAGCAGTTCGACGACGCCTATGTCCGGGTGCTCGCCGACCAGTACGCCATACTGCTCGCCGAGCTGCTGGCCGCGCCCGCCACCCCCGTGCGCGAGGCGAGCCTGCCTCCCGCTGCCGGCGCCGCCCAGCTGCGGGCCCACCTCCCGGAGCAGGCGGATGGCCGGTGTCTGCACGGCCTCGTCGAGCGGCAGGCCCGACGGTCCCCGGACGCCCTCGCCGTCGTGGCCGGAACCGATCGGCTGACCTTCCGGGAACTCGACACGCGGGCGGACCGGTGGAGCGGCGTGCTGCGCGCCCGGGGCGTCCGCGTCGAAACCCCGGTGGCGGTGCGGGCGGCCCCCTCGGCCGCGCTGGTCGTCGCCCTGCTGGCCGTGCTCAAGGCTGGAGGGACGTATGTGCCGCTCGATCCGCTGCTCCCGCCCCTGCGGACCCGGGAACTGCTGGAGCGGGCCGGATGCCGCACGCTGCTCACCGACCGCCCGGACGAGGCGGTGGCGGCCGAGGGCGTCGCGTGCCTCGATCTGCGCAACCTGCCACCCGCCGGTGCGGACGCGGGAGTCGAACCCGGACGGTCGTGCGAGGCAGGCCCGGACCACCTCGCGTACATCATGTTCACTTCCGGCTCCTCCGGGACACCGAAGGGGGTGATGTTGCCGCACCGGGCTGTGTGCGACTACCTGCTGTGGAGCGCTCGAACGTACGTCGCCGCAGGCGCCGTTCGCGACGACGGAGAGGGCGACAACCAGGGCGACGGCGCGGACGGCCGGGGCGGCGAGGGCGGAGCGATGGCGCACTCCTCGATCGGCTTCGACCTCACCGTGACGAGTCTGTTCCTGCCGCTGATCACAGGTCGTCCCGTCCTCCTCGACCCCGCCTGGCGGGACGCCCTCGCCCTCTCCGCGGACCTGGCCGACCGGACCGGCCTGGATCTGCTCAAGCTGACCCCGTCGCACCTGAAGGTCGTCAACCAGTCCGTGGAACCACGGGACTTCACCGGCACCACCGGCTCCCTCGTCCTCGGCGGCGAGGCCCTCGACAGGAGTGCGATCGACACCTGGACGACGTACGCACCGGGGACGAGGATCTTCAACGAGTACGGGCCGACCGAGACCGCCGTCGGCGTGTGCGTGCACGAGGTGGGCGCCCACGACGGCCCCGGCCCCGTCCCTATCGGTCGCCCCATGGACCACGCCGAGGTCCTCGTCCTGAACGAGGACCTCACCCCCGTGCCGGTGGGCGTGCCGGGTGAGATCTACATCGGCGGCACGAGCCTCGCCCGCGGATATCTGGGCGCCCCAGCCGCCACCGCCGAACGGTTCGTACCGCATCCCTTCTCACCGGAACCCGGCCGCCGTCTGTATCGCTCGGGCGACCTCGCCTGCGTCGGCCCGGACGGCCTGATCCGGTACCTGGGGCGGGTGGACGACCAGATCAAGGTCAACGGGGTACGGGCGGAGCCCGAGGAGATCCGGGCCGCGCTGCTGCGGCACCCTGGTGTGCGGGACGCCGCCGTCGTCCTGGTCGCGGACGAGGAGTACGGCGACCACCTGGCCGCCTGTGTCGTCGCCGACGACGTCCACACCACGACGACGCAGGCCCTGCGCGCCCACCTGGCCGAGCGGCTGCCGGCCCAACTGGTGCCGACCACGTATGCCAGGACCGAGGCGATACCCCTCACTTCGAACGGCAAGGTGGACCAGGCCGCGGTGCGATCCCTCGTCCAGGCCGACGGCACCGGGTCCCCGGTCTCGTCGGCGGGCGGTGCCGGCACATCGCCGGCCGACCCGGTGGAGGCCGCCGTGGCCCGGGTCTTCGAGGAGCTGCTCGGCGTCGCCCCCGTCGGCGCGGACGAGGACTTCTTCACGCTCGGCGGTCACTCCCTGCTGGCCGTACGGCTGATCGCACGGCTGAACGGGGAGTTCCACGCCGAGCTCCCGGTCCCCGTGCTCTTCTCAGAACCCGAGGCGGGGCCGGGGCCGGGTCGTGAGGTGCGGCGGCCCGGACGGGCGGCCACGCCGAAGCACCTGGCCCGGCTGCTCAAGGCGCGCGACGCCGTCCCGCACGCCCTTCCGGACGACATCGTGGCACTGAGGCCACAGGGCGAGGGCACTCCGCTGTTCTGCGTCCACCCGGCAGGCGGCGAGGCCACCGGCTTCCGCCATCTCGCCGCCTGCCCCGAGCTGCGCGGCCCGCTGTACGCCCTCCAGACATCGGCGGACGGTGCCGACCACGAGGACCGGAGCGTCAAGGCGCTGGCCGCCCGCTATCTGGCGGCCGTACGCGCGGTGGCGCCGACCGGTCCGTATCTGCTGCTGGGCTGGTCCATGGGCGGGCTGGTGGCCTTCGAAATGGCCCGGCTGCTCGAACTGCGGGGTGAGCGCGCGGAGATGGTCTTCCTCGTCGAGAGCTACCTCTCCGCACAACTCCCGGAGTCCGACGAGGACGACGAGCGGGAGAAGCCGCGCCCCGTAGCGGCGGAGGAGGATGTGAGCGCCGCCGAGCTGCTCCGGCTGGACCTTAGACGGCGCACCAACCGCGCCCATCTGCGGGCCGCCCGAGACTACCGCCCCTCGCTGTACGCCGGCCCGGTCGCACTCGTCCAGGCCGACAAACAGGATGCGGACTTCCGGCGCACCGCGATCCGCTCCTGGTCCTGTGTCTGTGCCCCCGCCCGGATGACCCACCACCTCCTGGAAGGAGACCACCTAACCCTGTTCGAGCCACCGTACGTCACCGAACTCGCCCGCCTGATCGACCGGATGACGCGGTAG